TATCATACagattaattatgatatattaattttaatataatattttcttgattatGAACACATGGGGTAAACTCTTTGTCTGTAATACACAAAACTTTTTTCTGATTTCTGAAATCGATCTCTttgtaatttgttttgtatgaaaatcgttataattaaaaatttaaatgataacagagagagagagagagaggttttttaaaattttatattaatatttattatttaaactaatgacatttttttgtatattatatgtacaattatcTGACAAATTTGAAAGCATATATTGTTTATGtgatgtgtgtatatatatatacacacacaacatacatatataatactgtttaataatttttagtttgcacacgcacatacacatgCACCCACATTGATTTAATACTATCGTTACATTTGTTTTGCAAGATAACGTGGTACATAACTGGGATATATTATCTGTTTGTTTCTATCACAGTTCGTAGGGAAATTATAAATGCCGTCACAATTAGTCAATTGTAATGACTTGTCGAAACAAATCCTTATCTCATTCACATAAGATTCACCCGTTttctgaaagaaaataaagtaatgCATTTATGTAAGAGAATTTCAcatctttatcttttatatgtgaagatttttttgtatcaGAAGAAAAACTATTCAAACGCGTTATTTATTTccatgttgaaataatttttaaatttacctCATGTTTCGCACACGTTATTTGACCTCTTTTGCCCAACACTTCTTCAATTGCTGTTAACATCACGTCTATCGTATATGTTTCACCTGGTAAAATATTCGCTTTCGCTAGTACAACTATCATATTGTAGGTGTCAAGTAATTTTAGACCTTTCTCGAAGTAGTTTAATTCACTATTCAAAGCTTCTATTACAACTGCACAGGTACCATGTTTGTCCCACTCGTGTTTCCAAAACGTATAGGGCTTGGATCCATTTTGGATGTCGATCCAATTCTCTTTCAATTCATTTTCTATAGGCGCCAGAGCGCTTGCATTAAATGGCAATGATCTGTCACAATACTGTGGTCCCATTGTGTTATATTTCGTGGGCCAAATTCCGTGAATGGTCCACTCATCACGTTTAGGTAATAAGCAACTGTGTGACTCAGAATTTTCCTTCCATACAAAACATGCTGTCAACGGCCATCGTTCAGTAAATATCAAAACATCAAAGTCTGCAGACGTTTGTCTTCTCCATTGTCTTGAGACCGATCTGAAGCAGGAAACATACAAAACTACACAAAACTTACAATTTGCaacactttaaaaatattatttaagttattagaacaattgttttattactttattacattttatgcatcaagaaatatataaataataatgactgAGATATCATTATTACTCCAATAttgtaagaatattttcaatctAATTAGGATCAATCTAATTACTTGaacaataagaatatttaCGCGCTCAATTGATTGAGCAAGATCGAACCAAAgatcaatttatttcgaacatgcattaattaaatcaacatTAGATAGTTTTGTTTGAAAGTAGAATTATGTCTAGgtgttttttttgttgatgATTTCGTTAGAATTTCTTTTGAGGTGACTCGCGCGTCTACTTGTTGACACTTTTACACAGGCACACACATGTACACCTGTGCTGATACCAATATATTTCACCTTCAATTATCCACATATTGACAtaggaaattatataatattgcaacaatTGTTTGCGTACGTACCCATGCGTCATGTGCAGTAAAGACAGGAAAAAAATACCCAAtacgatattatatttgtgcaTCCTGACAGGAAACGAAAAATTGTTTCACGTAGAG
The nucleotide sequence above comes from Linepithema humile isolate Giens D197 chromosome 4, Lhum_UNIL_v1.0, whole genome shotgun sequence. Encoded proteins:
- the RNaseX25 gene encoding ribonuclease Oy isoform X2 codes for the protein MVLYVSCFRSVSRQWRRQTSADFDVLIFTERWPLTACFVWKENSESHSCLLPKRDEWTIHGIWPTKYNTMGPQYCDRSLPFNASALAPIENELKENWIDIQNGSKPYTFWKHEWDKHGTCAVVIEALNSELNYFEKGLKLLDTYNMIVVLAKANILPGETYTIDVMLTAIEEVLGKRGQITCAKHEKTGESYVNEIRICFDKSLQLTNCDGIYNFPTNCDRNKQIIYPSYVPRYLAKQM
- the RNaseX25 gene encoding ribonuclease Oy isoform X1 — protein: MHKYNIVLGIFFLSLLHMTHGSVSRQWRRQTSADFDVLIFTERWPLTACFVWKENSESHSCLLPKRDEWTIHGIWPTKYNTMGPQYCDRSLPFNASALAPIENELKENWIDIQNGSKPYTFWKHEWDKHGTCAVVIEALNSELNYFEKGLKLLDTYNMIVVLAKANILPGETYTIDVMLTAIEEVLGKRGQITCAKHEKTGESYVNEIRICFDKSLQLTNCDGIYNFPTNCDRNKQIIYPSYVPRYLAKQM